A genomic segment from Curtobacterium sp. MCSS17_007 encodes:
- a CDS encoding 50S ribosomal protein L25/general stress protein Ctc, whose amino-acid sequence MADYTKLAAETRTKFGKGAARKLRAADKIPAVVYGHGTEPQHITLPGHETMLLVRTANAVVDLDIEGAAQLALVKDVQRDPVRQIIEHIDLVVVRRGEKVTVDVPVVVEGESFSGTIHVQDLSSVSLLVEATDIPEHVTVDVEGLEDGAQVLASQLELPAGAELETDAEALVVQIVTPRGTADDDAADEAAAEAGAEAGAEGGSAPVDSE is encoded by the coding sequence ATGGCCGACTACACCAAGCTCGCAGCGGAGACCCGCACCAAGTTCGGCAAGGGCGCTGCGCGCAAGCTCCGCGCCGCTGACAAGATCCCCGCGGTCGTCTACGGCCACGGCACCGAGCCGCAGCACATCACCCTCCCGGGCCACGAGACGATGCTGCTCGTCCGTACCGCGAACGCGGTCGTCGACCTCGACATCGAGGGTGCGGCCCAGCTCGCCCTCGTCAAGGACGTCCAGCGCGACCCGGTGCGCCAGATCATCGAGCACATCGACCTCGTCGTCGTGCGTCGTGGCGAGAAGGTCACCGTCGACGTGCCCGTCGTCGTCGAGGGCGAGTCCTTCTCCGGCACGATCCACGTCCAGGACCTCTCCTCCGTCTCGCTCCTCGTCGAGGCGACCGACATCCCGGAGCACGTGACCGTGGACGTCGAGGGCCTCGAGGACGGCGCGCAGGTCCTGGCCTCGCAGCTCGAGCTGCCGGCCGGTGCCGAGCTCGAGACCGACGCCGAGGCGCTCGTCGTCCAGATCGTCACCCCGCGTGGCACCGCTGACGACGACGCTGCCGACGAGGCCGCTGCCGAGGCGGGCGCCGAGGCCGGCGCCGAGGGCGGCTCCGCCCCGGTCGACTCCGAGTAG
- the pth gene encoding aminoacyl-tRNA hydrolase: MTGTTLVVVGLGNPGPGYAGNRHNVGQMVLDELAARMGATFKKHKTPNQVAEGRLVPGGPKLVLAKPGSFMNTSGGPVSSVLGFYSATPAELIVVHDELDLPFDTVRLKGSGGHGGHNGLRDIIKATGTNEFTRVRIGIGRPPGRQDPADYVLRDFSPTEKKTLPNLLADGADAVEAIAELGLLAAQQRVHAPS; the protein is encoded by the coding sequence ATGACAGGAACGACCCTCGTCGTGGTCGGGCTCGGGAACCCCGGGCCCGGCTACGCGGGGAACCGTCACAACGTCGGCCAGATGGTCCTCGACGAACTCGCAGCCCGCATGGGTGCGACGTTCAAGAAGCACAAGACCCCGAACCAGGTCGCCGAGGGCCGCCTGGTGCCCGGCGGGCCCAAGCTCGTCCTGGCCAAGCCGGGGTCGTTCATGAACACCTCCGGGGGACCGGTCTCGAGCGTGCTCGGGTTCTACAGCGCCACCCCCGCCGAGCTGATCGTGGTCCACGACGAGCTCGACCTGCCGTTCGACACCGTCCGCCTCAAGGGCAGCGGCGGGCACGGTGGCCACAACGGGCTGCGGGACATCATCAAGGCGACCGGCACGAACGAGTTCACCCGGGTGCGGATCGGCATCGGCCGACCCCCGGGACGCCAAGATCCCGCCGACTACGTGCTGCGCGACTTCTCGCCCACCGAGAAGAAGACGCTGCCGAACCTGCTCGCCGATGGCGCTGACGCCGTCGAGGCGATCGCGGAGCTCGGCCTGCTCGCTGCGCAGCAGCGCGTGCACGCCCCGTCCTGA
- a CDS encoding MazG family protein encodes MTAVTDLVEVVDRLLAPEGGCVWNRAQTHASLARYAVEESYELVDAIDSGDDDDLREELGDVLYQVVLHAGIADAAGRFDLEDVAAAVRDKMVRRHPHVFGAERADTEDEVVRVWRAAKAAEKAARTSVVDGVPRAMPPLERAVKLLERLEERGDAATVVAAVVRAPEQAVVDADVSADVGASGAAGADAVDERWGAGMLAEVAAAREAGVDVVASLRAAVTRLEAEARVGE; translated from the coding sequence ATGACCGCCGTCACGGACCTCGTCGAAGTCGTCGACCGCCTGCTCGCTCCTGAGGGCGGGTGCGTGTGGAACCGCGCGCAGACCCACGCTTCACTGGCCCGCTACGCGGTGGAGGAGTCGTACGAGCTGGTGGACGCGATCGACTCCGGCGACGACGACGACCTGCGCGAGGAGCTCGGTGACGTGCTCTACCAGGTGGTGCTCCACGCCGGGATCGCAGACGCGGCCGGCCGGTTCGACCTGGAGGACGTCGCCGCCGCGGTCCGGGACAAGATGGTCCGCCGGCACCCGCACGTGTTCGGTGCCGAACGCGCGGACACGGAGGACGAGGTCGTCCGGGTGTGGCGGGCGGCGAAGGCGGCGGAGAAGGCCGCACGGACGAGTGTGGTCGACGGGGTCCCGCGGGCGATGCCGCCGCTGGAGCGCGCCGTGAAGCTGCTCGAACGCCTGGAGGAGCGTGGGGACGCCGCCACGGTCGTCGCCGCCGTCGTGCGTGCACCGGAGCAGGCGGTCGTGGACGCGGACGTGTCGGCGGATGTTGGCGCGAGCGGGGCGGCGGGCGCGGACGCGGTGGACGAGCGGTGGGGCGCCGGCATGCTCGCCGAGGTCGCCGCGGCGCGGGAAGCGGGCGTCGACGTGGTGGCGAGCCTGCGGGCTGCGGTGACCCGGCTGGAAGCCGAGGCGCGCGTCGGGGAGTGA
- the mfd gene encoding transcription-repair coupling factor: protein MTISGIIPALSRASAFDRVLRAAGRDADFSVVDGLRVPLLGALLAERNGPQCLFVVTATGREAEAVRGAFTCTVPDAEVLEFPAWETLPHERLSPSAQTVGTRIATLRKLAAWQDADPADRRTTVVVASVRAALQPIAGNLTSLAPVALVTGSRGNDLAAIASQLVDLAYARVDLVTRRGEFAVRGGILDVFPPGADHPVRVDFFGDEIEAIKAFSVADQRTTDDDLGSVELTASRELLLSDDVRQRAREMLHEFPNLSQMLAKIAEGIPVEGMESLAPALVQDLVPITTYLPEAATIAVLSPERVAGRAHSLAETNTEFLQAAWSAAVAGAQAPIDLDAGNFLTVQQLKNGRGQRTWWTVTPFDSGLDEGDRDRVLTDAEAAAEAGEYIRVRAESIPSFAGSADGAVAHVQQLVDDGWAVVVTAQGKGLVERAVQVLADAGVAARAEDLTAPPEPGVAIVTTAMVEAGFATPDPRIAVLSEAEFYGRSVQQGARTVKKLAGRRKNVVDPLQLKPGDVVVHNTHGIGKFVELVSREVSSGGRNAVKTQREYLVLEYAPSKRNYPGDKLFVPTDQLDQLSRYVGGENPTLSKMGGSDWSAAKSKARKAVRDIAVDLVKLYSARMASKGHAFGPDTPWQRELEEAFPFAETADQLTTIDEIKRDMESPIPMDRLLSGDVGYGKTEVAIRAAFKAVQDGKQVAVLVPTTLLVRQHMETFQERFAGFPVHLRALSRFQTEKESKETIAGLADGTVDIVIGTHRILSQSIQFKDVGLVIIDEEQRFGVEHKDQLKKLKTNVDVLAMSATPIPRSLEMAVTGIREMSTLATPPEDRHPILTFVGPQSDLQVAAAIRRELLREGQVFYVHNRVKDIQSVASHLAEIVPEARIQVAHGQMSEGTLEQVMVDFWERKFDVLVSTTIVETGLDIANANTLIIDKADKYGLSQLHQLRGRVGRGRERGYAYFLYDADKPLSETAQDRLETIAANNELGAGMQVAMKDLEIRGAGNLLGGEQSGHIAGVGFDLYLRMIGEAVSQFRGDVAEGQTELRLEIPVDAHIPEDYVESERLRLEAYQKLSAASAPAAQPEAIDMVLDELTDRYGQPPQAVLTLVEVSRLRRMAQQVGLSDVVVMGSNLRVAGKELADSAQVRLKRMYPGARWFPQQDAASIPLPKPHGETLPDDGLIQWVESILTAVYGATKAPAETPAS from the coding sequence GTGACGATCTCGGGCATCATCCCTGCGCTCTCGCGCGCCTCCGCGTTCGATCGTGTCCTCCGCGCCGCCGGGCGTGACGCGGACTTCTCCGTCGTCGACGGCCTGCGCGTCCCGCTCCTCGGAGCGCTGCTCGCCGAGCGGAACGGTCCCCAGTGCCTCTTCGTCGTCACCGCCACCGGGCGCGAGGCCGAGGCGGTCCGCGGTGCCTTCACGTGCACGGTGCCCGATGCCGAGGTCCTCGAGTTCCCGGCGTGGGAGACCCTGCCGCACGAGCGCCTCAGCCCGAGCGCCCAGACCGTCGGCACGCGCATCGCGACGCTCCGCAAGCTCGCCGCGTGGCAGGACGCCGACCCGGCCGACCGCCGCACGACCGTCGTGGTGGCCAGTGTCCGCGCAGCGCTGCAGCCGATCGCGGGCAACCTGACGTCGCTCGCCCCCGTCGCACTCGTGACGGGCTCGCGCGGCAACGACCTCGCTGCCATCGCATCGCAGCTCGTCGACCTCGCGTACGCCCGGGTCGACCTCGTCACCCGGCGCGGGGAGTTCGCGGTCCGCGGTGGCATCCTCGACGTCTTCCCGCCCGGAGCCGACCACCCCGTCCGCGTCGACTTCTTCGGCGACGAGATCGAGGCGATCAAGGCGTTCTCGGTCGCCGACCAGCGCACCACCGACGACGACCTGGGCTCCGTCGAGCTCACCGCCTCGCGCGAGCTCCTGCTCAGCGACGACGTCCGGCAGCGGGCGCGCGAGATGCTCCACGAGTTCCCGAACCTGTCGCAGATGCTGGCGAAGATCGCCGAGGGCATCCCGGTCGAGGGCATGGAGTCCCTCGCGCCGGCACTCGTGCAGGACCTCGTGCCGATCACGACCTACCTGCCCGAGGCCGCCACGATCGCCGTGCTGTCGCCGGAACGGGTCGCCGGTCGTGCGCACAGCCTCGCCGAGACGAACACCGAGTTCCTGCAGGCCGCGTGGAGCGCCGCGGTCGCCGGTGCCCAGGCGCCGATCGACCTCGACGCCGGCAACTTCCTCACGGTGCAGCAGCTGAAGAACGGCCGCGGCCAGCGCACGTGGTGGACCGTCACGCCGTTCGACTCCGGGCTCGACGAGGGCGACCGCGACCGGGTCCTGACCGACGCCGAGGCCGCTGCCGAAGCGGGTGAGTACATCCGCGTCCGGGCCGAGTCGATCCCGAGCTTCGCCGGCAGTGCGGACGGTGCCGTCGCGCACGTGCAGCAGCTGGTGGACGACGGCTGGGCCGTCGTCGTCACCGCGCAGGGCAAGGGGCTCGTCGAGCGCGCCGTGCAGGTGCTCGCCGACGCCGGCGTCGCCGCCCGCGCCGAGGACCTCACCGCGCCGCCGGAGCCGGGCGTCGCGATCGTCACGACCGCCATGGTCGAGGCCGGGTTCGCCACCCCCGACCCCCGCATCGCCGTGCTGAGCGAGGCCGAGTTCTACGGCCGCAGCGTCCAGCAGGGCGCCCGGACGGTGAAGAAGCTCGCCGGTCGCCGCAAGAACGTCGTCGACCCGCTGCAGCTCAAGCCGGGCGACGTCGTCGTGCACAACACGCACGGCATCGGCAAGTTCGTCGAGCTCGTCTCGCGCGAGGTCAGCTCCGGCGGCCGCAACGCGGTGAAGACGCAGCGCGAGTACCTCGTGCTCGAGTACGCGCCGTCGAAGCGGAACTACCCGGGCGACAAGCTCTTCGTCCCGACCGACCAGCTCGACCAGCTGTCGCGCTACGTCGGCGGCGAGAACCCGACGCTGTCCAAGATGGGCGGCTCCGACTGGTCGGCCGCGAAGTCGAAGGCGCGGAAGGCCGTCCGCGACATCGCCGTCGACCTCGTCAAGCTGTACTCCGCGCGCATGGCGTCGAAGGGCCACGCGTTCGGCCCGGACACCCCGTGGCAGCGCGAGCTGGAAGAGGCCTTCCCGTTCGCCGAGACGGCCGACCAGCTCACCACCATCGACGAGATCAAGCGCGACATGGAGAGCCCGATCCCGATGGACCGGCTCCTGTCCGGCGACGTCGGCTACGGCAAGACCGAGGTCGCGATCCGTGCGGCGTTCAAGGCCGTGCAGGACGGCAAGCAGGTCGCCGTGCTCGTCCCGACGACGCTGCTCGTCCGCCAGCACATGGAGACGTTCCAGGAGCGCTTCGCGGGCTTCCCGGTGCACCTGCGCGCCCTCAGCCGGTTCCAGACCGAGAAGGAGTCGAAGGAGACCATCGCCGGGCTCGCCGACGGCACGGTCGACATCGTCATCGGCACGCACCGCATCCTGTCGCAGAGCATCCAGTTCAAGGACGTCGGGCTCGTCATCATCGACGAGGAGCAGCGGTTCGGCGTCGAGCACAAGGACCAGCTGAAGAAGCTGAAGACCAACGTCGACGTCCTGGCGATGTCCGCCACGCCGATCCCGCGGTCGCTCGAGATGGCCGTGACCGGCATCCGCGAGATGTCGACGCTCGCGACCCCGCCGGAGGACCGCCACCCGATCCTGACGTTCGTCGGACCGCAGTCCGACCTGCAGGTCGCCGCGGCGATCCGCCGCGAGCTGCTGCGCGAGGGCCAGGTGTTCTACGTGCACAACCGCGTGAAGGACATCCAGTCGGTGGCGTCGCACCTGGCCGAGATCGTGCCCGAGGCGCGGATCCAGGTCGCCCACGGGCAGATGTCCGAGGGCACCCTCGAACAGGTCATGGTCGACTTCTGGGAGCGCAAGTTCGACGTCCTCGTGTCGACCACCATCGTCGAGACCGGTCTCGACATCGCGAACGCCAACACGCTCATCATCGACAAGGCCGACAAGTACGGCCTGTCGCAGCTCCACCAGCTGCGCGGCCGCGTGGGTCGCGGTCGTGAGCGCGGGTACGCGTACTTCCTCTACGACGCCGACAAGCCGTTGTCCGAGACCGCGCAGGACCGCCTCGAGACCATCGCCGCGAACAACGAGCTCGGCGCGGGCATGCAGGTCGCGATGAAGGACCTCGAGATCCGCGGCGCGGGCAACCTGCTCGGTGGTGAGCAGTCCGGGCACATCGCCGGCGTCGGCTTCGACCTGTACCTGCGGATGATCGGCGAGGCGGTGTCGCAGTTCCGCGGCGACGTGGCCGAGGGACAGACCGAGCTCCGGCTCGAGATCCCCGTCGACGCACACATCCCGGAGGACTACGTCGAGTCCGAGCGCCTGCGCCTCGAGGCGTACCAGAAGCTCTCGGCGGCGTCGGCCCCCGCGGCCCAGCCCGAGGCGATCGACATGGTGCTCGACGAGCTCACCGACCGCTACGGCCAGCCCCCGCAGGCGGTGCTCACGCTGGTCGAGGTCTCGCGGCTCCGCCGGATGGCGCAGCAGGTCGGCCTGTCCGACGTGGTCGTCATGGGGTCGAACCTGCGCGTCGCGGGCAAGGAGCTCGCCGACTCGGCCCAGGTCCGGCTCAAGCGGATGTACCCGGGTGCGCGCTGGTTCCCGCAGCAGGACGCCGCGAGCATCCCGCTGCCGAAGCCGCACGGCGAGACGCTGCCCGACGACGGACTCATCCAGTGGGTCGAGAGCATCCTGACGGCCGTCTACGGCGCAACCAAGGCTCCTGCGGAGACGCCCGCGTCCTGA
- the nhaA gene encoding Na+/H+ antiporter NhaA, giving the protein MSALVRSPRFSAIALLTAAVLGLVVANSPLGPGLERALAAHSPWGAVGLDLSVSHWISDGLLAVFFLLVAIELKQELLDGELSNPRTAVIPAIAAVGGVVVPAGIYLAVTSGTQYMHGWPIPTATDIAFALGVLAMFGRGLPSTIRVFLLALAVLDDLIAIVIIAVVFAHGTDFLALGGAVVALAVFAALGRLLRPGRAGQVWIIAAMVLIGLVTWWLVYHSGVHATIAGVALGLVLPRRPGHTLHEHVEPWSNAVVLPVFAFASAAVVIPAVGIGELSPTFWAVVLALPVGKVIGITLFGAVATRIFRAPGRSTLSFWSIVTVGVLGGIGFTVSLLMNELAFARNEEILDEGVLAVLVGSGIAILASAVVVSLRARRYRARRELSEAEATE; this is encoded by the coding sequence ATGTCGGCACTCGTCCGCTCCCCCCGCTTCAGCGCGATCGCGCTCCTGACCGCTGCCGTGCTCGGCCTGGTCGTGGCGAACTCGCCGCTCGGCCCCGGCCTCGAACGCGCCCTCGCCGCGCACTCGCCGTGGGGAGCGGTCGGCCTCGACCTGTCGGTGTCGCACTGGATCAGCGACGGGCTGCTCGCGGTCTTCTTCCTGCTCGTCGCGATCGAGCTGAAGCAGGAGCTCCTCGACGGGGAGCTCTCGAACCCGAGGACGGCGGTCATCCCGGCGATCGCGGCCGTCGGTGGTGTGGTCGTCCCCGCCGGCATCTACCTCGCCGTCACCTCGGGCACCCAGTACATGCACGGGTGGCCCATCCCGACGGCGACGGACATCGCGTTCGCACTCGGGGTCCTGGCGATGTTCGGCAGGGGGCTACCGTCGACGATCCGCGTGTTCCTCCTCGCGCTCGCGGTGCTCGACGACCTCATCGCGATCGTCATCATCGCCGTCGTCTTCGCGCACGGCACCGACTTCCTCGCGCTCGGTGGCGCGGTCGTCGCGCTCGCCGTCTTCGCCGCGCTCGGACGGCTGCTCCGCCCGGGCCGGGCGGGTCAGGTGTGGATCATCGCGGCGATGGTGCTGATCGGCCTCGTCACCTGGTGGCTCGTGTACCACTCGGGCGTGCACGCGACGATCGCCGGCGTCGCGCTCGGTCTCGTGCTGCCGCGCCGTCCGGGACACACGCTGCACGAGCACGTCGAGCCGTGGTCGAACGCCGTGGTCCTGCCGGTCTTCGCGTTCGCCTCGGCTGCTGTCGTGATCCCGGCGGTCGGCATCGGCGAGCTCTCCCCCACGTTCTGGGCCGTCGTGCTCGCGCTGCCGGTGGGCAAGGTGATCGGCATCACGCTGTTCGGTGCCGTCGCGACGCGCATCTTCCGGGCCCCTGGTCGATCGACGCTGTCGTTCTGGTCGATCGTGACCGTCGGTGTGCTCGGCGGGATCGGCTTCACGGTCTCGCTGCTCATGAACGAGCTGGCGTTCGCCCGGAACGAGGAGATCCTCGACGAGGGCGTCCTCGCCGTGCTCGTCGGCTCCGGGATCGCGATCCTCGCCTCGGCGGTCGTCGTCAGCCTGCGCGCGCGTCGCTACCGTGCGCGACGCGAGCTCTCTGAAGCCGAGGCGACCGAGTAG